TCAGGATGGGAGAGTCTATGAACTTTCCATTCAACCTTACCTTTTTAGGATTTAAAGCTCGATCGTGCGATATAACAAGTACGTTGTCTTTGGTTACCCCCAAATCCAGCTCCAGTGTCGTAACACCCACTTCATCCAAAGCAAATTGAAAAGCGGCTAACGTGTTTTCCGGCCTTAGTCCTCTACACCCGCGGTGCCCTTCTACATCAAATTTCCATCCCACATCTTGTGGCGTCATGGAAAATGCAACAAAAACAACAATCAAACTAAAAATTCCTACTAATATCTTACTCTTCATATTGATTCTCCTTCTTATTCCGTACTTATCACAAAATTTGAAGATTGCCCTAAGGCATGTTTTTCGTCTTTACGAGAATACTTTGTTTAATCTAATACTCCTCCTGTGCGAATATTTCTTTGTGCACAGGAGGAGAGTTTGTTTAGCTTATCTCTTGAAAGAGCTTAAAATGATTACTATCGTCTTTTTATGTTAAAAATTTGTCTTTATAATCATTATCTTCTTATTTTGTCTATCAATAGTAATTATCAAGTATATCTTGAGCTTTTTGTTGAACCTCTTTAAGAATTTCCGCTGGATCTGCTGAAGTATTAACAAGCAACTTTTCCCATCCATTTAACATCACATTGAAAACTTCACGATATGGTCCGTACCAAGGTCTTCTTCTAGCCCATTCAAGTTGTTTATATGTTAATCTGGCTAATGGGTTTTGTTTAAGAAATTCCTGCATTTTTGGGGAATTAAATGCAGATATTCGAGCGCACATATATCCTGTCTGGGTTCCCCACGCCAAAGTAACCTTAGGAGAATCCAAGAATTTCATGAATTCCCATGCCGCCTGCTTTTGCTTTTGAGATGCCGAAGCAAACATGTACAAATTGCCACCACCTATTGGAACCACTTTTTGTTTTTCATAAGGCATAAAAGTGGCTCCAAGATCCCATTTCACATTCTTTTTGAGATACGCCAAGCTTCCTGTAGAACGAACCACCATGCCTATTTTGCCAGACAAGTCAAGCGTATTTCCTGCTTTACCATTAGGAGTATAAACAGCTACTTTTTCCCTAACCATTTTTTGGAAGAATTTCCAAGCTTCTACCGCGCCAGGATTATCAATAAGCATTTTTCTTCCATCATTGGAAATAATTTTTCCACCGAATTGCCAGATATAGGCTTCTATTAGCCAGTCGTCATTACCTAATCTCAAGCCATAGATATCTTTACCAAGCGCGGCTATTTTTTTAGCGTCTTCATATACTTCTGACCAAGTTTTGGGAGGGTTATTTGGATCAAGACCAGCTTTTCGGAAAAGATCCTTGTTATAATACAGCAAAGGAGAGCTATCATTAAGTGGAAGTGCATAAAGTTTTCCGTTGTATGTGCAAGCTGAGAGCAAGGCAGGAAAGAAATCTTTTATAAACTCCGGATCTTCTTTAGCGTAATTTTCGAGATTCTGAATTGCTCCTCCTTCTATGAACTGTCCTACTCTGCTCTGCTCAATTTGAGCAAGCGTTGGAGTTTGGCCACCAACCATGGCTGAAAGTAGTTTTTGCATGGTATTTTGATATGATCCTGTATAAACAGCGGTCACCTCAATTTCACCTTTGTGAAGTGAGTTGAATTCCTTAACTGCGTTAAGCAATACTTGAGAATATATTCCTGTCCCTGAGTACCATAAAGTTACTCTTATAGGAGCCGCCATTAGGATCACACTCAGTAAGAGAATGAGGGCTAAAACCATCATAAAATTTCTCTTCATACTACATTCCTCCTTTTCTCAAACTTACAAATACAAGAAATTAGATGGTACCGATTCTAGAAAAACTCACCTCCTTCCTACACTACAATATTTCTTCAGGGAAAAACGAATAAGAACTAGAGAATTGCTATAGCAACAAATTCTTTAACGATTACCTTCACCTTCTCCATAATATTCAATTGATTTTTCTCTGCTCCTTCACCATTTATCCTTTTGTTCCTGAAATGCTAATACCTTCTATGAATTGTTTTTGCACGAAGAAAAAGAATATGATTATAGGAATAACTGCGATTGTAGAGGCTGCCATTTGGTACGTCCACTGGGTTTCCCATGTAGATGCAAATTTTGAAATTCCTACTTGAATAAGTTGCAACCGATCGTTGTTTATGGAAACCAAAGGCCACATATAACTATTCCATTGAGCTAGAAAAGTGTAAAGTGCCATCGTCCACAGAGCCGGTTTTGACAAGGGTAAGATGATGCTCCAAAGTATTCTCAACCGACCACATCCATCTATTTTTGCCGCATCTTCCAATTCTTTTGGAATGCTCATGAAAAATTGTCTGAGAAGAAAAACACCAAAAGCACTAGACATGAAGGG
The sequence above is a segment of the Mesoaciditoga lauensis cd-1655R = DSM 25116 genome. Coding sequences within it:
- a CDS encoding ABC transporter substrate-binding protein is translated as MKRNFMMVLALILLLSVILMAAPIRVTLWYSGTGIYSQVLLNAVKEFNSLHKGEIEVTAVYTGSYQNTMQKLLSAMVGGQTPTLAQIEQSRVGQFIEGGAIQNLENYAKEDPEFIKDFFPALLSACTYNGKLYALPLNDSSPLLYYNKDLFRKAGLDPNNPPKTWSEVYEDAKKIAALGKDIYGLRLGNDDWLIEAYIWQFGGKIISNDGRKMLIDNPGAVEAWKFFQKMVREKVAVYTPNGKAGNTLDLSGKIGMVVRSTGSLAYLKKNVKWDLGATFMPYEKQKVVPIGGGNLYMFASASQKQKQAAWEFMKFLDSPKVTLAWGTQTGYMCARISAFNSPKMQEFLKQNPLARLTYKQLEWARRRPWYGPYREVFNVMLNGWEKLLVNTSADPAEILKEVQQKAQDILDNYY